The Desulfovulcanus ferrireducens genome includes a window with the following:
- a CDS encoding tetratricopeptide repeat protein, which yields MATGKQKKVSRRGFLRGVIKRIKFEHLEDDQASGLSPELIEADQALKQCDYVRAAKLYSQYLEKEPDHLEALQKAGYCYFRLNEMSTARNFWHKVLEIRPKDNFAVLHMGLSFAREGNLKDAVKMWKSYFNINQPLIQREINVTLALYEAGENLDPQEVASSLEKAIEKQKKASVS from the coding sequence ATGGCCACCGGCAAGCAAAAAAAAGTCTCTCGTCGAGGTTTTCTACGAGGAGTTATAAAACGAATAAAGTTTGAACATCTGGAAGACGATCAAGCCTCAGGGCTTAGCCCGGAACTGATCGAGGCTGATCAGGCTTTGAAGCAGTGTGATTATGTCCGTGCAGCCAAACTTTACTCACAATACCTTGAAAAGGAGCCTGACCATTTAGAAGCCTTGCAAAAAGCAGGTTATTGTTATTTTCGTCTTAATGAAATGAGCACGGCCAGGAATTTTTGGCATAAGGTTTTGGAGATAAGGCCCAAGGACAATTTTGCCGTGCTACATATGGGACTTTCTTTTGCCCGAGAAGGAAATTTAAAAGATGCGGTTAAGATGTGGAAATCCTATTTCAACATCAATCAGCCCTTAATTCAAAGAGAGATAAATGTTACTTTGGCCCTTTATGAAGCCGGCGAAAACCTTGACCCTCAGGAAGT
- a CDS encoding precorrin-8X methylmutase: MTKGIIILGHGSRRGAVSESFTRMVRRIARRIGKARVEPAFFSLGQPTLEEKTRELIEQGCREIIIFPYFLYNGNHVEKDIPAMLQNLRQKYSGVEFRLLATLENEPLVEEIIYERIWSYTEEDKFFSGENIEQKSLDFILNQGIWSHLDKEQKQVAARVVHASADFSFVHSLRFHPLAIEQGIRCIREQRKIICDVQMVRTALTKLDNVYCAIDDPDVLARARKENTTRAALAFENLLPNLDGALVVIGNAPTALWKLLDICAKGGPQPALVVALPVGFVGAAQSKRALMDSDLIYITNEGPKGGSPVAAAVVNALYRLAQDI, from the coding sequence ATGACAAAAGGAATTATCATCTTGGGGCATGGAAGCAGGCGCGGCGCTGTGAGCGAGAGCTTTACTCGCATGGTTAGAAGAATAGCCCGGCGCATAGGCAAGGCCCGTGTGGAACCAGCTTTTTTTTCTCTGGGTCAGCCCACGCTTGAGGAAAAAACCAGGGAACTCATTGAACAGGGTTGTAGAGAAATAATAATTTTCCCCTATTTCTTATATAACGGCAACCACGTGGAAAAAGATATTCCGGCTATGCTCCAAAATTTAAGGCAAAAATATTCCGGAGTAGAATTTAGGCTTTTGGCCACTTTAGAAAATGAACCCCTGGTTGAGGAAATTATTTATGAACGAATTTGGTCTTATACAGAGGAAGATAAGTTTTTTTCGGGAGAAAATATTGAGCAGAAAAGCTTGGATTTTATTCTAAACCAAGGTATATGGTCACACTTAGACAAAGAGCAAAAACAAGTTGCCGCCCGTGTGGTTCATGCCAGTGCTGATTTCTCATTTGTCCATTCACTGAGATTCCACCCTCTGGCCATTGAACAGGGCATTAGATGTATAAGAGAACAAAGAAAGATTATCTGCGATGTCCAGATGGTCAGAACCGCTCTGACCAAGTTGGACAATGTCTATTGTGCCATAGATGATCCTGATGTGTTAGCCAGGGCCAGAAAAGAAAATACAACCAGGGCTGCCTTGGCCTTTGAAAATTTGCTCCCTAATTTAGACGGGGCATTGGTAGTCATTGGCAATGCCCCAACAGCACTGTGGAAACTTCTGGATATCTGCGCCAAAGGAGGGCCTCAGCCGGCATTGGTAGTAGCTTTACCCGTAGGTTTCGTGGGTGCGGCCCAGTCTAAGCGAGCACTCATGGACAGCGACCTGATTTATATTACTAATGAAGGGCCTAAAGGTGGAAGCCCTGTAGCCGCTGCCGTGGTCAATGCCCTGTACAGATTGGCGCAGGATATATAA